One genomic region from Pseudomonas sp. R5-89-07 encodes:
- the gspD gene encoding type II secretion system secretin GspD: protein MASSKGAPAVATPMLCLVAAVALAGCATAPETFEQDRDMMREALQGTGSQRPPVDPRSEQPVVDTPTAQATPPRRQLIRGNQQFVRPPAAAATAREQDSGDIVFNFSNQPIAAVVNSIMGDLLHENYSIAQGVKGEVSFSTSKPVNKKQALSILETLLSWTDNALIKQGDRYVILPANQAVAGKLVPEMSVAQPSAGLSARLFVLRYISATEMQKLLKPFARENAFLLVDPARNVLSLAGTPEELANYQDTIDTFDVNWLKGMSVGVFGLQRASVAELMPELQKMFGPDSGMPLAGMVRFLPIERTNSVVAISSQPQYLSEVGDWIRTIDEGGGNEPQMYVYDVRNMKATDLAKYLRQIYGGGAIKDDTAAKVAPGLRTRSLSSLSSGGTSSGISSTASMGSGMNDNQPLASDESEEGGENLDSEADSGGEQAETTGDAAKSIDAGTRITAQKSSNQLLVRTRPAQWKEIESAIKRLDNAPLQVQIETRILEVKLSGELDLGVQWYLGRLAGNSSSTTVANTTGSQGALGGGGVAVGSSSLFYSFVSNNLQVALRALETNGRTQVLSAPSLVVMNNQQAQIQVGDNIPINQTTVNTSTSDTTLSSVEYVQTGVILDVVPRINPGGLVYMDIKQQVSDADTSSITDTQTNPRISTRSVSTQVAVQSGQTVLLGGLIKQDNAESATSVPYLGKIPGLRWLFGTTSKSKARTELIVLITPRVITSSSQSRQVTDDYRQQMQLLKVEQRLPALQ from the coding sequence ATGGCCAGTTCCAAAGGCGCGCCCGCCGTCGCCACCCCTATGCTTTGCCTCGTCGCCGCGGTTGCGCTGGCGGGTTGTGCCACCGCGCCCGAAACCTTCGAGCAAGACCGCGACATGATGCGCGAAGCCCTGCAGGGCACCGGCTCGCAACGCCCGCCGGTCGACCCGCGCAGCGAGCAGCCGGTGGTCGACACACCGACTGCCCAGGCGACGCCGCCACGGCGCCAACTGATTCGCGGCAATCAGCAGTTCGTCCGCCCACCGGCCGCTGCGGCGACTGCGCGTGAACAGGACAGCGGCGATATTGTGTTCAATTTCAGCAACCAGCCAATTGCGGCGGTGGTCAACAGCATCATGGGCGACCTGCTGCACGAGAACTACAGCATCGCCCAGGGTGTGAAGGGTGAGGTGAGTTTCTCCACGTCCAAGCCCGTTAATAAAAAACAGGCGCTGTCGATCCTCGAGACATTGCTGTCGTGGACCGATAATGCGCTGATCAAACAGGGTGATCGCTATGTAATTCTGCCGGCCAACCAGGCGGTGGCCGGCAAGCTGGTGCCGGAGATGAGCGTGGCGCAACCGTCGGCCGGGCTGTCCGCGCGGCTGTTCGTGCTGCGCTATATCTCGGCCACCGAGATGCAGAAGCTGCTAAAGCCGTTCGCCCGTGAAAACGCGTTCCTGCTGGTCGACCCGGCGCGCAACGTGCTGAGCCTGGCCGGCACGCCGGAGGAGCTGGCCAACTATCAGGACACTATCGACACCTTTGACGTGAATTGGCTCAAGGGTATGTCTGTCGGCGTGTTCGGCCTGCAACGCGCGTCAGTCGCCGAACTGATGCCCGAATTGCAAAAGATGTTCGGCCCCGACAGCGGCATGCCTTTGGCGGGCATGGTGCGTTTTCTGCCGATTGAGCGCACCAATTCGGTGGTAGCTATTTCGTCGCAGCCGCAGTACCTCAGTGAAGTCGGCGACTGGATCCGTACCATCGACGAAGGCGGTGGCAACGAGCCGCAGATGTACGTGTACGACGTGCGCAACATGAAGGCCACCGACCTCGCCAAGTATTTGCGCCAGATCTACGGCGGCGGTGCGATCAAGGACGACACCGCGGCCAAGGTCGCGCCGGGCCTGCGAACGCGTAGCTTGTCCTCGTTGAGCAGCGGCGGTACGTCCAGCGGCATCAGCAGCACCGCCAGCATGGGCAGCGGGATGAACGATAACCAGCCGCTCGCCAGCGATGAATCGGAGGAGGGCGGCGAGAACCTCGACAGCGAAGCCGACAGCGGTGGCGAGCAGGCCGAGACCACCGGCGATGCGGCCAAAAGCATCGACGCCGGCACGCGTATCACCGCGCAGAAGAGCAGCAACCAATTGCTGGTGCGCACCCGGCCGGCGCAATGGAAGGAAATCGAATCGGCGATCAAGCGGCTGGACAATGCACCGCTGCAAGTGCAGATCGAAACGCGGATTCTTGAGGTCAAGCTCAGCGGCGAACTGGACCTCGGCGTGCAGTGGTACCTGGGACGACTGGCGGGTAATTCTTCCAGCACCACGGTCGCCAATACCACCGGCAGCCAGGGCGCCCTGGGCGGCGGCGGGGTAGCGGTCGGCAGCAGTTCGCTGTTCTACTCGTTTGTCAGCAATAATTTGCAGGTTGCCTTGCGCGCGCTTGAAACCAATGGCCGCACCCAAGTGCTGTCGGCGCCGTCGCTGGTGGTGATGAATAACCAGCAGGCGCAGATCCAGGTCGGCGACAACATCCCGATCAACCAGACCACCGTCAACACCAGCACCTCTGACACCACCCTGAGCAGCGTCGAGTACGTGCAGACCGGGGTCATTCTCGACGTAGTGCCGCGCATCAACCCGGGCGGCCTGGTGTATATGGACATCAAGCAACAGGTCAGTGACGCGGACACCAGCTCGATCACCGACACGCAAACCAACCCGCGTATTTCGACGCGTTCGGTGTCGACCCAAGTCGCGGTGCAAAGCGGCCAGACGGTATTGCTCGGTGGTCTGATCAAACAGGACAACGCCGAAAGCGCTACCTCGGTACCTTACCTGGGCAAAATCCCCGGCCTGCGCTGGTTGTTTGGCACTACCAGCAAGTCCAAGGCGCGCACCGAACTCATCGTGCTGATTACCCCGCGTGTCATCACCAGCAGCAGCCAGTCACGCCAGGTCACCGATGACTATCGCCAGCAGATGCAGTTGCTCAAGGTTGAGCAGCGTCTTCCAGCCCTACAATGA